One Pantoea eucalypti genomic region harbors:
- the mtnN gene encoding 5'-methylthioadenosine/S-adenosylhomocysteine nucleosidase: MKAGIIGAMEQEVTLLRDKIENRQTLTLAGCEIYTGTLQGVEVALLKSGIGKTSAALGTTLLLQLCKPDVVINTGSAGGLAPSLSVGDIVVSDEVRYHDADVTAFGYEPGQMAGCPAAFVADSKLIAAAEACIKQLDLNAVRGLVVSGDAFINGAEPLARIRSLFPQAIAVEMEATAIGHVCHQFQVPFVVVRAISDVADKESHLSFDEFLSVAATQSSLMVENLLAHLARG; this comes from the coding sequence ATGAAAGCAGGCATTATTGGCGCGATGGAGCAGGAAGTCACACTGCTGCGTGACAAAATTGAAAACCGTCAAACGCTGACACTGGCGGGTTGTGAAATCTATACCGGCACCCTGCAGGGCGTTGAAGTGGCACTGCTGAAATCGGGCATTGGTAAAACCTCTGCCGCGCTGGGTACCACGCTGCTGCTGCAGCTCTGCAAGCCGGATGTGGTGATCAACACCGGGTCGGCAGGCGGTTTAGCACCGTCACTGAGCGTCGGCGATATCGTGGTATCAGATGAAGTGCGTTATCACGATGCTGACGTCACCGCTTTTGGTTATGAGCCAGGCCAGATGGCGGGTTGCCCTGCTGCGTTTGTGGCAGACAGCAAGCTTATCGCGGCTGCCGAAGCCTGCATTAAGCAGCTGGACCTGAATGCTGTACGCGGTCTGGTGGTAAGCGGTGATGCCTTTATCAATGGCGCTGAGCCGCTGGCGCGCATTCGTAGTCTGTTCCCGCAGGCGATTGCGGTTGAGATGGAAGCGACCGCTATCGGTCACGTCTGTCATCAGTTCCAGGTGCCGTTTGTGGTGGTCCGCGCGATTTCAGACGTGGCCGATAAAGAATCGCACCTGAGCTTTGATGAATTCCTGAGCGTTGCAGCGACGCAATCGTCGCTGATGGTGGAGAACCTGCTGGCGCATCTGGCGCGTGGCTAA
- the btuF gene encoding vitamin B12 ABC transporter substrate-binding protein BtuF: MAKTLLFCWLLLLSGSLLASPPRVITLAPHLTELAFAAGITPIAVSAWSDYPPQAKQIEQVANWQGIKAERILQLKPDLVLAWRGGNPQRQIEQLQQLGVPIKWIDPLTLDEMFTALADLGRWSPRPEQAASAARALRQQAAALRQRYTHLTAVPLFLQFGQQPLFTAARATLQNEVITLCGGRNIFADSRVSWPQVSREQVLMRHPQAVVIAGGAQQAENIRTYWRPQLTVPVIAINEDWLSRPGPRLLLAAQQLCSALHPAQ, from the coding sequence GTGGCTAAAACGCTGCTGTTCTGCTGGCTGCTGCTATTAAGCGGCAGCCTGCTCGCTTCCCCACCGCGTGTTATCACCCTCGCTCCACACCTTACCGAACTCGCCTTTGCTGCCGGGATTACGCCGATCGCAGTCAGCGCCTGGTCCGACTATCCGCCGCAGGCGAAACAGATTGAACAGGTCGCCAACTGGCAGGGCATCAAAGCCGAGCGTATTCTGCAGCTCAAGCCGGATCTGGTCCTGGCCTGGCGCGGCGGTAATCCGCAGCGGCAGATTGAGCAGTTGCAGCAGCTCGGCGTACCCATTAAATGGATTGATCCACTGACACTGGATGAGATGTTCACGGCACTGGCCGATCTGGGCCGCTGGAGTCCCAGGCCAGAGCAGGCCGCCAGCGCGGCCAGAGCGCTACGACAGCAGGCAGCGGCGCTGCGACAGCGCTATACTCATCTGACTGCGGTTCCGCTTTTTTTGCAGTTTGGTCAGCAGCCGCTTTTTACCGCCGCCAGAGCCACGCTGCAAAATGAAGTTATTACGTTATGTGGTGGCAGGAATATTTTTGCTGACAGCCGCGTCAGCTGGCCGCAGGTCAGCCGTGAGCAGGTGCTGATGCGCCATCCTCAGGCCGTGGTTATAGCCGGAGGTGCACAGCAGGCGGAGAACATTCGTACTTACTGGCGGCCACAGCTCACGGTGCCGGTGATCGCCATTAACGAGGACTGGTTAAGCCGGCCGGGTCCGCGGCTGCTGCTGGCGGCGCAGCAACTCTGTTCCGCGTTGCATCCCGCACAATAA
- the erpA gene encoding iron-sulfur cluster insertion protein ErpA: MSDEVVALPLQFTDAAATKVKNLIADEENPALKLRVYITGGGCSGFQYGFTFDDQLNDGDMTIEKQGVSLVVDPMSLQYLVGGSVDYTEGLEGSRFIVTNPNAKTTCGCGSSFSI, from the coding sequence ATGAGTGATGAAGTAGTAGCACTGCCGTTGCAGTTTACCGACGCCGCAGCCACCAAGGTGAAAAACCTGATTGCCGATGAAGAGAACCCGGCGCTGAAACTTCGCGTCTATATCACCGGTGGCGGTTGCAGTGGTTTCCAGTATGGCTTTACGTTTGACGACCAGCTGAACGATGGCGATATGACAATTGAAAAGCAGGGCGTCTCACTGGTCGTTGATCCAATGAGCCTGCAATATCTGGTGGGCGGTTCGGTTGATTATACGGAAGGCCTGGAAGGATCGCGCTTTATCGTGACCAACCCGAATGCCAAAACCACCTGTGGCTGTGGCTCATCCTTCAGTATCTGA
- the hemL gene encoding glutamate-1-semialdehyde 2,1-aminomutase, whose protein sequence is MSKSEQLFAEAQRLIPGGVNSPVRAFTGVGGVPLFIEHADGAYLYDADGKAYIDYVGSWGPMVLGHNNAAIRNAVIEAAQRGLSFGAPTEMEVTMAQLVCELVPSMEMVRMVNSGTEATMSAIRLARGFTGRDKIIKFEGCYHGHADHLLVKAGSGALTLGQPNSPGVPADFAKHTLTCTFNDLDSVRSAFEQYPDAIAAIIVEPVAGNMNCIPPQPEFLPGLRALCDEFGALLIIDEVMTGFRVALGGAQAHYNVRPDLTCLGKIIGGGMPVGAFGGRRDVMAALAPTGPVYQAGTLSGNPIAMAAGFACLTQIAQPGTHEKLDTLTRKLAEGLREAAQQQNIPLVINHVGGMFGLFFTDADSVTCYADVTRCDVERFKTFFHLMLEEGVYFAPSAYEAGFMSLAHSEEDIQRTVDAARRCFAKL, encoded by the coding sequence ATGAGTAAGTCCGAACAACTGTTTGCCGAGGCACAACGCCTGATTCCGGGTGGGGTAAACTCGCCAGTACGCGCATTTACCGGTGTGGGCGGCGTTCCACTGTTTATTGAACATGCTGATGGTGCGTATCTTTATGACGCTGATGGCAAAGCCTATATCGACTATGTCGGCTCATGGGGACCGATGGTGCTGGGCCATAACAACGCGGCGATCCGTAATGCGGTGATCGAAGCAGCCCAGCGCGGCCTGAGCTTTGGCGCACCGACCGAAATGGAAGTGACCATGGCGCAGCTGGTGTGTGAGCTGGTGCCAAGCATGGAGATGGTGCGGATGGTTAACTCCGGTACCGAAGCGACCATGAGCGCAATCCGTCTGGCTCGAGGCTTTACCGGCCGCGATAAAATTATTAAGTTTGAAGGCTGCTATCACGGCCATGCCGATCATTTGCTGGTGAAAGCCGGTTCCGGTGCCCTGACGCTGGGTCAGCCAAACTCGCCGGGCGTACCAGCAGATTTCGCTAAACATACCCTGACCTGCACTTTCAACGATCTCGACTCCGTGCGCAGCGCCTTCGAGCAATATCCTGATGCCATCGCTGCCATCATCGTTGAGCCGGTTGCCGGTAATATGAACTGCATCCCGCCGCAGCCAGAATTCCTGCCGGGCCTGCGCGCGCTCTGCGATGAGTTCGGCGCACTGCTGATTATCGATGAAGTGATGACCGGCTTCCGTGTGGCGCTGGGTGGCGCGCAGGCTCACTACAATGTGCGTCCTGACCTGACCTGTCTCGGAAAAATTATCGGTGGCGGGATGCCAGTCGGTGCATTCGGTGGCCGTCGCGATGTGATGGCTGCACTGGCGCCGACCGGCCCGGTTTATCAGGCGGGAACGCTCTCCGGTAACCCGATCGCGATGGCTGCCGGTTTTGCCTGCCTGACGCAGATCGCGCAGCCGGGCACGCACGAGAAGCTCGATACCCTGACCCGCAAGCTGGCAGAGGGTCTGCGCGAAGCCGCACAACAGCAAAATATTCCGCTGGTGATTAACCATGTTGGCGGGATGTTTGGCCTGTTCTTCACCGATGCTGACAGCGTGACCTGTTACGCCGATGTGACCCGCTGCGATGTGGAACGCTTTAAAACCTTCTTCCATCTGATGCTGGAGGAAGGCGTTTACTTTGCGCCATCAGCTTATGAAGCGGGCTTCATGTCACTGGCGCACAGCGAAGAGGATATTCAGCGCACGGTTGATGCTGCGCGTCGTTGTTTCGCGAAGCTGTAA
- the fhuB gene encoding Fe(3+)-hydroxamate ABC transporter permease FhuB, whose translation MRHALFPAGLLSLLFLLSLSLTLVNLHHALPQHEWWQAFWSPTVDSLPQMVFHYSLLPRTALALLVGAGLGLAGLLFQQILRNPLAEPTTLGVSSGAQLGITVATLWHLPGGALTQQFAALGGALLVAALVFGVAWGKRLSPVTLILAGLVLSFYSGAVNQIFAIFNHDQLQNMFLWSTGALNQMSWENVQQLWPRLLLAFLLALALLRPLTLMGLDDGVAKNLGLALSVARIGGLGLAILLSAQLVNVAGIIGFIGLFAPLLAKLLGGRRLLSRMLLAPLTGALLLWLADSCVLWLSAHWRDIPTGTATALLGVPILLWLLPRLRTGSVPPALNQGDNVPAERQNLLRWTLTGLAVLALLVWGALAFGRDALGWVGSSGEMLHSLLPWRAPRVLAALVTGLMLGVAGSLIQRLTGNPMASPEVLGISSGAACGVVVMMFFVPGDAMAWLLPAGAMGAALTLLVIMAVASRGGFSPERMLLAGMALNSAFVTLLMLLLASGDPRMGGLLSWISGSTYNISGSQAIQSALCALLLVSLAPLASRWLTLLPLGSATARSAGMALTPARLSLLLLAAALTASATLTIGPLSFVGLMAPHMARMLGFRRALPQLLLSGLLGAGLMVLADWCGRMLAFPDQIPAGLMATFLGAPYFIWLLRRSG comes from the coding sequence ATGCGCCATGCTCTGTTTCCCGCAGGTCTCCTCAGCCTGCTGTTTCTGCTCTCACTCAGCCTGACGCTGGTTAATCTGCACCATGCGCTGCCGCAGCATGAGTGGTGGCAGGCATTCTGGTCACCGACGGTCGATAGCCTGCCGCAGATGGTGTTTCACTACAGCCTGCTGCCGCGCACGGCGCTGGCGCTGCTGGTGGGCGCCGGGCTGGGGCTTGCCGGTCTGCTGTTTCAGCAGATATTGCGGAACCCGCTGGCCGAACCCACCACGCTGGGTGTCTCTTCCGGCGCACAGCTGGGCATTACCGTGGCGACGCTGTGGCATCTGCCGGGCGGCGCGCTGACACAGCAGTTTGCCGCGCTTGGCGGAGCGTTGCTGGTGGCCGCGCTGGTGTTTGGTGTGGCCTGGGGCAAACGTCTGTCGCCGGTGACGCTGATTCTGGCCGGGCTGGTGCTGAGCTTCTACAGCGGTGCGGTAAATCAAATCTTCGCTATCTTCAATCACGATCAGCTGCAGAACATGTTTCTGTGGAGCACCGGCGCGCTGAATCAGATGAGCTGGGAAAATGTGCAGCAGCTCTGGCCGCGCCTGCTGCTGGCGTTTCTGCTGGCGCTGGCGCTGCTGCGTCCGCTGACACTGATGGGGCTGGATGATGGTGTAGCAAAAAATCTGGGGCTGGCGCTCTCGGTGGCGCGTATCGGTGGCCTCGGGCTGGCAATCCTGCTTAGTGCACAGCTGGTGAATGTCGCTGGTATCATCGGTTTTATCGGACTGTTTGCGCCGCTGCTGGCGAAGCTGCTGGGTGGTCGACGGCTCCTCAGCCGGATGCTGCTGGCACCGCTTACCGGCGCGCTGCTGCTGTGGCTGGCCGACAGTTGCGTGTTATGGCTTAGCGCACACTGGCGCGATATCCCGACCGGAACGGCCACGGCACTGCTCGGTGTACCCATTTTGTTGTGGCTGCTGCCGCGACTGCGTACGGGTTCAGTGCCGCCCGCCCTGAATCAGGGCGACAACGTACCCGCCGAGCGACAAAACCTGTTGCGCTGGACGCTGACGGGTCTCGCGGTGCTTGCCCTGCTGGTGTGGGGTGCGCTGGCGTTTGGGCGTGATGCGCTGGGCTGGGTCGGGTCATCGGGCGAGATGCTGCACTCTTTGCTTCCGTGGCGTGCACCGCGCGTGCTGGCTGCGCTGGTGACCGGCCTGATGCTGGGCGTGGCGGGGAGCCTGATCCAGCGGCTGACCGGTAATCCTATGGCCAGCCCGGAAGTGCTGGGCATCAGTTCAGGTGCCGCCTGTGGCGTCGTCGTCATGATGTTCTTTGTGCCGGGCGATGCGATGGCATGGCTGCTGCCCGCCGGTGCGATGGGGGCCGCGCTGACGCTGCTGGTGATCATGGCGGTAGCCAGTCGTGGCGGCTTCTCACCTGAGAGAATGCTGCTGGCGGGTATGGCGCTTAACAGCGCCTTTGTCACCCTGCTGATGCTGCTGCTGGCAAGTGGCGATCCCCGCATGGGCGGGCTGCTGAGCTGGATCTCCGGCTCAACCTATAACATCAGCGGCAGTCAGGCGATCCAGAGCGCACTCTGTGCGCTGCTGCTGGTCTCGCTGGCACCACTGGCGAGCCGCTGGCTGACGCTGCTGCCGCTGGGAAGTGCTACCGCACGCTCGGCCGGCATGGCATTAACGCCCGCGCGGCTGAGTCTGCTGCTGCTGGCAGCCGCGCTGACCGCCAGCGCAACGCTGACTATTGGTCCGCTGAGTTTTGTTGGATTAATGGCGCCGCACATGGCGCGCATGCTGGGGTTCCGGCGTGCCTTGCCGCAACTGCTGCTGTCGGGATTACTGGGGGCGGGACTGATGGTGCTGGCTGACTGGTGCGGGCGGATGCTGGCATTCCCGGATCAAATTCCTGCCGGGCTGATGGCGACATTTTTAGGTGCACCTTACTTTATCTGGTTGCTGCGTCGTTCAGGTTAA
- the fhuD gene encoding Fe(3+)-hydroxamate ABC transporter substrate-binding protein FhuD — MPDLYRRRLLLALAASPLFCALPLRAATPNPGRIIALEWLPTELLIALGVTPWGVADLHNYNIWVGEPPLPADVIDVGLRTEPNLELMAQMQPSLILCSNGYGPPEEKLTRIAPIMGFDLHSGDGKPFTAARASLRKLAARLGLRDRAEQHLHEVDAQLAQARQRLAPYAGRTILLMSLLDSRHAITFGKNSLFLEVMTLLGLKNGWQGETNFWGSAVIGIEQLAQAGNVDVICFDHDNDAEMQQLMRSPLWQAMPFVRTGRFQRVPAVWYYGATLSALHFVRVLERALETH; from the coding sequence ATGCCCGATCTTTATCGCCGCCGACTGTTGCTGGCACTCGCGGCCTCGCCACTGTTTTGTGCACTTCCCCTGCGTGCTGCCACGCCCAATCCGGGCCGGATTATTGCACTGGAGTGGCTTCCCACCGAACTGTTGATCGCTCTGGGCGTTACGCCCTGGGGCGTGGCTGATCTGCACAACTACAATATCTGGGTCGGTGAACCACCGCTGCCTGCGGACGTGATCGATGTGGGTCTGCGCACCGAACCTAATCTTGAGCTGATGGCACAAATGCAGCCGTCGCTGATCCTCTGTTCAAATGGCTATGGCCCGCCTGAAGAGAAACTTACACGCATCGCACCGATCATGGGCTTTGACCTTCACAGCGGCGACGGGAAACCCTTTACCGCCGCGCGGGCATCGCTGCGTAAGCTGGCGGCGAGACTTGGATTACGCGATCGGGCGGAGCAGCATCTGCACGAGGTCGATGCGCAACTGGCACAGGCGCGTCAGCGGCTGGCGCCCTATGCCGGACGCACGATTCTGCTGATGTCGCTGCTCGACAGCCGTCACGCCATCACCTTTGGTAAAAACAGTCTGTTCCTGGAAGTAATGACGCTGCTGGGCCTGAAAAATGGCTGGCAGGGCGAAACAAATTTCTGGGGCAGCGCGGTAATCGGCATCGAGCAGCTGGCGCAGGCTGGAAATGTGGATGTCATCTGTTTTGATCATGACAATGACGCAGAGATGCAGCAGTTGATGCGCAGCCCGCTGTGGCAGGCCATGCCGTTTGTTCGCACCGGACGCTTTCAGCGCGTCCCTGCAGTCTGGTATTACGGTGCTACGCTTTCGGCGCTGCACTTTGTTCGCGTGCTGGAACGCGCGCTGGAGACGCACTGA
- the fhuC gene encoding Fe3+-hydroxamate ABC transporter ATP-binding protein FhuC: MPHPHAEEATFTLANASFEVPGRTLLQPLSLTFPPGKMTALIGHNGSGKSTLLKMLGRHHVASGGEVLLNQQPVGRWNSKAFAREVAYLPQQLPAAEGMTVRELVAIGRYPWHGALGRFGQDDRDRVEDAIAQVGLKPFAGRLVDSLSGGERQRAWLAMMVAQNSRCLLLDEPTSALDIAHQVEVLALIKDLSQQRGLTVIAVLHDINMAARYCDHLVALRQGAMIAEGNAQAIMQPEVLGAIYGIPMGILPHPQGGAPVSFVC, from the coding sequence ATGCCGCATCCGCACGCAGAAGAGGCGACTTTTACGCTGGCAAACGCCAGTTTTGAAGTGCCCGGCCGAACTCTCCTTCAGCCCCTCTCGCTGACCTTTCCACCTGGCAAAATGACCGCGCTGATTGGTCATAACGGTTCCGGTAAGTCGACGCTGTTGAAAATGCTGGGCCGTCATCACGTGGCCAGCGGCGGAGAGGTGCTGCTGAATCAGCAGCCGGTCGGGCGCTGGAACAGCAAAGCGTTTGCCCGCGAGGTGGCCTATCTGCCGCAGCAGTTACCGGCAGCCGAAGGGATGACGGTGCGTGAACTGGTGGCGATTGGTCGCTATCCCTGGCACGGCGCGCTGGGCCGTTTCGGGCAGGACGATCGGGACAGGGTAGAAGATGCGATTGCCCAGGTCGGGCTAAAGCCCTTTGCCGGGCGACTGGTGGACAGTCTGTCGGGCGGTGAGCGTCAGCGCGCCTGGCTGGCGATGATGGTGGCGCAGAACAGTCGCTGTCTGCTGCTGGATGAACCGACGTCGGCGCTGGATATCGCTCATCAGGTTGAGGTGCTGGCGCTGATAAAAGATCTGAGCCAGCAGCGCGGCTTAACCGTGATTGCGGTGCTGCACGATATCAATATGGCAGCCCGCTATTGCGATCATCTGGTGGCACTGCGTCAGGGCGCGATGATTGCCGAAGGTAACGCGCAGGCGATTATGCAGCCTGAGGTGCTCGGCGCGATCTATGGCATCCCGATGGGCATTTTACCGCATCCGCAGGGCGGCGCGCCGGTCAGTTTTGTTTGTTAA
- the fhuA gene encoding ferrichrome porin FhuA — MNARTTFAADTKKTFSRPLLGIMISLSLSTSLYAAQAETMVVSADGGSGAEAESAWGPAPTVAAKRSATGTKTDTPIEKNPQSVSVVTREEMEMRNVTSVKGAFNYTPGVLTGNRGSSDVIDALSIRGFSETNTNQYMDGLKLQGDNYSEFAIDPYFLERAELLRGPVSVLYGKSNPGGVVSLVSKRPTQETLREVQFQMGNDNLFSTGFDFGGALDDDGVYSYRLTGQARSQDAQQAMNKEKRYTIAPAFSWRPDDRTRVDLLTYFQNEPETGYYGWLPRQGTVVPITRADGSQYKLPTNFDEGEQSNKISRTTKMIGYNAEHSFNDTWTLRQNLRYADLRTDYRSIYGNGFLPETQQITRGSAVSEEKLNQFAVDNQAQAKFATGQVDHTLLLGVDFQRTRNDIDAQFGSASNLNAVNPQYGDNSVTPFANPYQHLNKQRQTGLYAQDQMEWNRWVLTLGGRYDYAMTSVYDRVTDTVDRQNDQAFTWRGGLNYVFDNGIAPYFSYSEAFIPNAGSTFDGQAFDPSRAKQYEAGVKYVPKDRPVVLTAAVFQLTKTKNLTADPDTFNHPFASVQSGEIRSRGVELEAKAALNANVNLTASYTYTDAEYTEDTQLKGRTPVSVPKNMASLWSDYTFHETALSGVTVGAGVRYVGESQGLYSTGTEQNQNFKVAGYTTVDAALKYDLGRFGLPGSTVGVNVNNLFNREYVASCYREYACYWGAERKIVGTATFRF, encoded by the coding sequence ATGAATGCGCGAACGACTTTTGCAGCCGACACCAAAAAAACATTTTCCCGACCGCTTCTGGGCATCATGATCTCTCTCAGTCTGAGCACCTCACTTTACGCCGCACAGGCGGAGACGATGGTGGTTTCAGCGGATGGCGGCAGCGGCGCCGAGGCGGAAAGCGCCTGGGGCCCGGCACCCACTGTGGCAGCCAAACGCAGCGCCACCGGTACGAAAACCGATACGCCGATTGAAAAAAATCCGCAGTCTGTCTCCGTGGTCACCCGCGAAGAGATGGAAATGCGCAATGTCACCAGCGTGAAAGGGGCATTTAACTATACGCCTGGCGTACTGACCGGTAACCGTGGCAGCTCAGATGTGATTGATGCGTTGTCGATTCGCGGCTTCAGCGAAACTAATACCAATCAGTATATGGATGGCCTGAAACTGCAGGGGGATAACTACTCTGAGTTTGCCATCGATCCTTATTTTCTGGAGCGCGCCGAACTGCTGCGCGGTCCGGTGTCGGTACTCTACGGCAAAAGCAATCCTGGCGGTGTGGTCTCGCTGGTGAGCAAGCGTCCGACTCAGGAAACTCTGCGTGAAGTGCAGTTCCAGATGGGCAACGATAACCTCTTCTCAACGGGATTTGACTTTGGTGGGGCGCTGGATGATGACGGCGTCTACAGCTATCGCCTGACCGGCCAGGCGCGCAGTCAGGATGCGCAGCAGGCGATGAACAAAGAGAAGCGCTACACCATCGCGCCCGCATTTAGCTGGCGTCCCGACGATCGCACCCGCGTTGACCTGCTGACCTATTTCCAGAACGAACCCGAAACCGGCTATTACGGCTGGCTACCGCGTCAGGGCACGGTCGTCCCCATCACGCGTGCCGATGGCAGCCAGTATAAACTGCCGACCAACTTCGATGAAGGCGAGCAGAGCAACAAGATTTCACGCACCACCAAAATGATCGGCTATAACGCCGAGCATAGCTTCAATGACACCTGGACGCTGCGCCAGAACCTGCGTTACGCCGACCTGCGCACCGATTACCGTAGTATTTATGGTAACGGTTTCCTGCCGGAGACGCAGCAGATCACGCGAGGTTCGGCCGTTTCAGAAGAGAAGCTCAATCAGTTTGCGGTGGATAACCAGGCGCAGGCGAAGTTTGCCACGGGTCAGGTTGATCATACGCTGTTGCTGGGCGTGGACTTCCAGCGGACCCGCAATGATATCGACGCACAGTTTGGCTCGGCATCGAATCTGAATGCGGTAAATCCGCAATATGGCGATAATAGCGTCACGCCATTTGCCAATCCCTATCAGCACCTCAACAAGCAGCGTCAAACCGGCCTCTATGCACAGGATCAAATGGAATGGAACCGCTGGGTGCTGACACTGGGCGGCCGCTACGACTATGCCATGACTTCGGTTTACGATCGGGTGACGGACACCGTTGATCGCCAGAACGATCAGGCCTTTACCTGGCGTGGTGGTCTGAACTACGTGTTTGATAACGGCATCGCGCCTTATTTCAGCTACAGCGAAGCCTTTATTCCAAATGCCGGATCGACCTTTGATGGCCAGGCATTCGATCCGTCGCGCGCTAAACAGTATGAAGCGGGCGTGAAGTACGTACCTAAAGATCGTCCGGTTGTGCTCACCGCAGCCGTTTTTCAACTGACTAAAACCAAAAACCTGACGGCCGATCCTGATACGTTCAATCATCCGTTTGCCAGCGTGCAGAGCGGTGAAATCCGGTCGCGCGGCGTAGAGCTGGAAGCGAAAGCGGCGCTGAATGCCAACGTTAACCTGACGGCGTCCTACACCTATACCGATGCGGAATATACCGAAGATACGCAGTTGAAAGGCCGAACGCCGGTGAGCGTCCCTAAAAATATGGCCTCACTCTGGAGTGACTACACCTTCCACGAGACAGCCCTGTCGGGTGTGACAGTGGGCGCGGGTGTGCGTTATGTCGGCGAGAGCCAGGGTCTCTACAGCACCGGCACCGAGCAGAACCAGAACTTTAAGGTTGCCGGTTACACCACGGTAGATGCGGCGCTTAAATATGACCTCGGTCGTTTCGGTCTGCCGGGCTCAACGGTGGGCGTTAACGTCAACAATCTGTTCAACCGCGAGTATGTCGCCAGCTGCTACCGGGAATACGCCTGCTACTGGGGCGCGGAGCGTAAGATTGTCGGCACCGCGACCTTCAGATTCTGA